Below is a window of Spelaeicoccus albus DNA.
TTTGGCGACGCCGTCGTCCCGCTGGACGAAGCGTTGGCGCAAGCGGTCGTTGACGTGTCCGGTCGTCCGTACCTGGTGCACACCGGTGAGCCGGACGGGCAGGCCTATCACCGGATCGGCGGTCACTTCACCGGATCGCTGACGCGTCACGTGTTTGAATCGCTGGCGCTGCACGCGGGAATCGCCCTGCATGTGCGGCTTCTTGCCGGCCGCGACCCGCATCACATCGTCGAAGCCCAGTTCAAGGCAGTGGCCCGTGCCCTGCGATCGGCGATCGAACCCGACCCGCGGGTCAGCGGCGTCCCGAGCACGAAAGGCGCGCTGTGACGGCCACCCGCATCATTGCACTGACACCGTTCGGCCGGCCCGATCAACTGGCCGCGGCGTGCGTGCTGGCGAAGATCCACGGCACTGTCGTGCCGGTCGGCGATTTCAGCGCCATCGCGTTGGGCGACGATTCGGACGAAGCCCGGACCGCTGCGGCCTCACTGTCGGAATTGGCCGGCCGGCACGAACTTCTGCTCTTGATCAGCACCGAGGAACATATCGACGCCTCGCAATGGCGCCACGGCAAGCACGAGAACGACGTGCCCGCCGGGCTGGCACTGTCCAGCCTCCCGGACGAACTCGAAGATCTGGTGTTGGGCCGCACCGAACCGAGCGCCGTGAAAGGAAGCATCGACACGCGATCGATGTCGCGTCGGCAAGCCAGCGCCGCGACAATGACCGGTGAGAGGGCACGCGTGGCCCGCACCGCTGCGGTGTGGATTCTCGGTGTCGTGTGTGCAGCCATCCTGGGCATCGTGTTCGCCGTGATGGCAATTGCCGGCTCCGCCGTGGCCTGGATCGGCGTCGCCGTGGCAGTCGTCTTGGTCGTCATCGCCGCGTGGCGCACTCGCAAAGTTGTCACAGCCGCTACGGCGAACTCGGCATGACGCGCGGGAGCCGGTCATGAGCACCATCGTCGTATTCGACTACGGGTCGGGCAACGTGCGCTCCGCCGTGCGGGCTGCCGAACGCACCGGCGCGGACGTCGTGCTCAGTAGCGACACTGCCAGGGCCGGTGACGCGGACGGCGTCATCATTCCGGGCGTCGGCGCGTTTGCCTCGGTTGCGCGAGGCCTGGCGGACGCCGGCGGCGACGACTTGATCCGGCAGCGCATCCGTGACGGGCGCCCCACGCTCGCCATCTGCGTCGGCCTGCAGGTCTTGTTCGAGCGCGGCGTCGAGGGCGATATCGAGTCCGAAGGGCTCGGCATCTGGCCCGGCACCGTGACGAGGCTGCGCGCTCCCGTCGTCCCGCATATGGGGTGGTCCGAAGTGAGCCCGCCGGAAGGCAGTCGGCTGTTTGCCGGGATTGGCGGCGAGCGTTTTTATTTCGTGCATTCGTACGCCGCATCCGACGGTCCGCCCGGCGCCCTGACGACGTGGGCCGAGCACGGCGGGCGCTTTGTGGCAGCGGTCGAGGACGGGCCCGTGTCGGCCACCCAATTCCATCCGGAGAAGTCCGGGGAGGCCGGACGTCGTCTCCTTGTCAATTGGGCCGCCGGCCTCGGCGCCGACGAGGCACGGCCCGGCGCGGGGGCCGGCGAAGCAGACCCGAAAGACAGCGACAAAAGGAATCAAACGTGAGCGAGCTCAGCGATACTCCCCGGTTGACACTGCTGCCGGCCGTCGACGTTGTCGACGGCAAGGCGGTGCGGTTGGTGCAAGGGAAGGCCGGCAGTGAAACCGACTATGGATCGCCGCTGGACGTCGCACTCGATTTTCAGCGGTCCGGCGCCGAGTGGATCCACCTGGTGGATCTGGACGCCGCGTTCGGCCGCGGCGACAACCATCGACTGCTCCGCAAGGTTGTCAAAGCACTCGACATCAACGTCGAAATCTCCGGCGGTATCCGTGACGACGAGTCGCTGGCACGGGCCATCGACACCGGCGCGGCCCGCATCAACATCGGCACTGCCGCCTTGGAGGATCCGGACTGGACGGCGGACGTGATCGCCCGATACGGCTCGCAAGTCGCGGTCGGTCTCGACGTGCGCGGAACGACGCTCGCCGCACGCGGCTGGACGGAGCCGGGTGGCGACTTGTGGGAGGTCCTCGCTGCCCTCGAAGAATCCGGATGTGCGCGGTACGTCGTCACCGATGTCACCAAGGACGGTACCTTGGCCGGGCCGAACGTCGACCTGCTGACCCGGATCTGCCGCAAGACCGACCGACCGGTCGTGGCATCCGGGGGAATTTCGAGCCTTGACGACATTGCGGCTTTGCGCGAACTCGTGCCGCTCGGCGTCGATGCCGCAATCGTCGGCAAGGCACTCTATGCCGGCAACTTCACGCTGGAGGCGGCTCTCGACGTCGCCGGACTCGACTGATGCCGGCCGGACCCTTTTCCACCGGTTCCGACCCGACGGGTTCCGACTCCGCGGGGGTGCCCTGGGCAGGACGCGATCTGCGGCCCAATCCGTTTGCCGGCGACACGGGGGAGTCCGATCCCGAGCTCGTCGAGCTGATGCGCGCGGCCGTCGGGTCGACGTCTGCCGACCGGCACCGGGCGGTCGTCGAAGCTTTGGCTCCGGCACGGCTATTCGTCCCCATCGTCGCGGCGCCGGGCGAGACGGAGACCACCGACGACGGGCTCGAAGCCGACAAGAGCGCCGATATGGCCATGGTGACCGTTGCGGCGCCCGACGGGCGCCGGACCGTTCCCGCATTCACCTCGGTGGCGCTGTTGGCGGCGTGGTCGAGCGAAGCGCGCCCGGTCCCGGTCGAATCCGTCCGCTTGATGCTCTCTGCGGTGTCCGAGGACGCGCAGCTCGTCATCATCGACCCCGGCACCGACTACGCGTTTCTCGTCCGGCGGCCCGCCGTCTGGGCGCTGGCGCAGGGAAAGCCGTGGACGCCGTCCTGGGCCGATCCGGACGTCGCGGACGCACTTGACCGCGCGGCGGCCGGCATCCCGGCCATCACGGAGATCGCCTGCCTACCCGGGACCGATACCGAGGCCCGGCTCGAGTTGACGATGGTGCCCGGACTCGGCCGTGACGAGCTCACCGACGTGCTGACCCGTTTTCAAAACGCCCTCACGCAAAGCACCGTGATTGCCGAGGGCATTGATTCCCTGGCAATCACGGTGCAATGATCACGGCGCGGCGCCCGGCCGTGGGCGGCGCGGAGCCGACCGGGGCCTAGCGGCGGGCGGCAAGCAGTTCGTCGTCCGTGTCCCGGCCCGGCGATGAATTCGCGGTTGCGGAGCCTTGGTTCTCCGCCTGCGCCGAGCGCACGACGTTTTCGATCCGGGAACCGATCTCGGCGTCCACGTTCTTCCAGTACTCGAACGCCTTGAGCAGCACCGGCTCGGTCACGCCGCCCAACAGGGCGCCCGAGACGTTGCCGACGAATCTGTCGCGTGCCGCGTCGTCCATGACGTCGCGGACAAGTGCACCGGCCTGACTGAAATCGTCGTCGTCCGGACGCAGCGTGTAGGCCTGTCGAACCATGTCGCCGTCTGATTCCCAGTTGTTCTCGGTCGACAAGGACTGATCCGCGTGCGGGCCGCCGTACGAGTTGGGCGCGTATTCGGCCCTGTCTTTCGGATAGTTCTTGTACGTCATCGCGCCGTCGCGGCTGTACGAGTTGACTTCAGTCTTCGGCGCATTGACCGGCAGCTGAGCATAGTTCGGTCCGATGCGGTGGCGATGCGTGTCGGCGTAGGCGAAGACTCGGCCCAGCAGCATCTTGTCCGGCGAAAGTCCGATGCCCGGCACGAGGTTGGACGGTGCGAATGCGGCCTGCTCGATCTGGGCGAAGTAGTCGACGGGGTTGCGGCTCAACTCCATCGTGCCGACCTCGATCAACGGGTAGTCGGAGTGCGGCCACACCTTTGTCACGTCGAACGGGTTGAGATGGTACGTCTTGGCGTCCTCGTACGGCATGATCTGCACCTTGAGGGTCCAGCTCGGGGTGTCGCCGCGGTCGATTGCCTCCTGCAGGTCGCGGCGGTGGTAGTCGCCGTCGATTCCTGCCATCTCGTCGGCGTCCGTCTGCGTGAAATATTCGATGCCCTGGTCGCTGATGAAGTGGTATTTGATCCAGAACCGCTCGCCTGCGGCGTTGATCCACTGATAGGTGTGCGAGCCGTAACCGTTCTGGTGGCGCCAGGTGCGCGGAATGCCGCGATCGCCCATCACCCAGGTCACTTGGTGGGCGCTGGCCGGCACGTTCGTCCAAAAGTCCCACTGCATGTTGTTATCGCGCAGTCCGGTGTTCGACCGGCGCTTTTGCGAGTGGATGAAGTCGGGGAACTGGATGGCGTCACGGATGAAGAAGACCGGCGTGTTGTTGCCGACGAGGTCGTAGTTGCCTTCATCGGTGTAGAACTTCAGCGCGAATCCGCGCG
It encodes the following:
- the priA gene encoding bifunctional 1-(5-phosphoribosyl)-5-((5-phosphoribosylamino)methylideneamino)imidazole-4-carboxamide isomerase/phosphoribosylanthranilate isomerase PriA, with the protein product MSELSDTPRLTLLPAVDVVDGKAVRLVQGKAGSETDYGSPLDVALDFQRSGAEWIHLVDLDAAFGRGDNHRLLRKVVKALDINVEISGGIRDDESLARAIDTGAARINIGTAALEDPDWTADVIARYGSQVAVGLDVRGTTLAARGWTEPGGDLWEVLAALEESGCARYVVTDVTKDGTLAGPNVDLLTRICRKTDRPVVASGGISSLDDIAALRELVPLGVDAAIVGKALYAGNFTLEAALDVAGLD
- the hisH gene encoding imidazole glycerol phosphate synthase subunit HisH produces the protein MSTIVVFDYGSGNVRSAVRAAERTGADVVLSSDTARAGDADGVIIPGVGAFASVARGLADAGGDDLIRQRIRDGRPTLAICVGLQVLFERGVEGDIESEGLGIWPGTVTRLRAPVVPHMGWSEVSPPEGSRLFAGIGGERFYFVHSYAASDGPPGALTTWAEHGGRFVAAVEDGPVSATQFHPEKSGEAGRRLLVNWAAGLGADEARPGAGAGEADPKDSDKRNQT
- the hisB gene encoding imidazoleglycerol-phosphate dehydratase HisB; this encodes MSDDRVFSLSRETSESSVRVELNLDGTGQSSIATTVPFYDHMLTSLSKHSLIDLSVTSNGDTDVDVHHTVEDTAIVIGEALRGALGDKAGIRRFGDAVVPLDEALAQAVVDVSGRPYLVHTGEPDGQAYHRIGGHFTGSLTRHVFESLALHAGIALHVRLLAGRDPHHIVEAQFKAVARALRSAIEPDPRVSGVPSTKGAL
- a CDS encoding SseB family protein translates to MPAGPFSTGSDPTGSDSAGVPWAGRDLRPNPFAGDTGESDPELVELMRAAVGSTSADRHRAVVEALAPARLFVPIVAAPGETETTDDGLEADKSADMAMVTVAAPDGRRTVPAFTSVALLAAWSSEARPVPVESVRLMLSAVSEDAQLVIIDPGTDYAFLVRRPAVWALAQGKPWTPSWADPDVADALDRAAAGIPAITEIACLPGTDTEARLELTMVPGLGRDELTDVLTRFQNALTQSTVIAEGIDSLAITVQ
- a CDS encoding catalase, yielding MSEGTTHVTTNDFGAPAGSDQHSLTIGPGGPILLQDHYLIEKLAHFNRERVPERVVHAKGGGAFGTFTVTNDVSKYTKASLFQPGSEVEMLARFSTVAGELGSPDTWRDPRGFALKFYTDEGNYDLVGNNTPVFFIRDAIQFPDFIHSQKRRSNTGLRDNNMQWDFWTNVPASAHQVTWVMGDRGIPRTWRHQNGYGSHTYQWINAAGERFWIKYHFISDQGIEYFTQTDADEMAGIDGDYHRRDLQEAIDRGDTPSWTLKVQIMPYEDAKTYHLNPFDVTKVWPHSDYPLIEVGTMELSRNPVDYFAQIEQAAFAPSNLVPGIGLSPDKMLLGRVFAYADTHRHRIGPNYAQLPVNAPKTEVNSYSRDGAMTYKNYPKDRAEYAPNSYGGPHADQSLSTENNWESDGDMVRQAYTLRPDDDDFSQAGALVRDVMDDAARDRFVGNVSGALLGGVTEPVLLKAFEYWKNVDAEIGSRIENVVRSAQAENQGSATANSSPGRDTDDELLAARR